DNA sequence from the Chryseobacterium turcicum genome:
CGTTTTGCTTTTTCCCAAAGAACATCCATTTCTTCTAAAGTGATATCAGCTAATTTTAAATCTGCCTCAGCTGCAAGCTGTTCCATTTTCTGAAATCTTGAAATAAATTTCAGATTGGTACGCTCTAAAGCCGAATCAGGGTTTAAACCTGAAATTCTTGCGTAATTAATCAATGAGAAAAATACATCGCCCAACTCCTGTTCTTTTTTATCTAAATCGGTTTCTGCATGAAACTCGTTGATTTCTTCATCTACTTTTTTCCACGCATCTTCGGCATCGTGAAATTCAAAACCAATTCCTTTTACTTTATCCTGAATTCTATAGGCTTTTACCATACTTGGCAATCCTTTCGGAACGCCACCCAAAATAGATTTATTACCTTCTTTCAGTTTTAGTTTTTCCCAGTTTTGTTTTACTTCTTCTTCATCTTTCACTTCTACATCGCCATAAATATGAGGGTGGCGGAAAATCAGTTTTTCATTTAAAGAATTAATAACATCAGCAATATCGAAACTCTTTTTTTCAGAACCTATTTTAGCATAAAAAACCAGATGCAGCAATACATCGCCAAGTTCTTTTTTAATTTCGGTTAAATCTTCCTGTAAAAGAGCATCCGAAAGTTCGTAAGTTTCTTCTAAAGTTAAATGACGAAGCGTTTGTAGTGTCTGTTTCTGATCCCACGGACATTTTTCACGAAGGTCATCCATAATATCTAAAAGTCTTCCGAAAGCTTCGAGTTTTTCTTGTCTGGTATTCATTCAATTAAGGTTGAGGTTAAGATTAAATAGAAGTACAAATTTACGGCAAATCTTCTGTATTGCTATTTTGTCTTGATACAAAAGAATTATAAGGAACTAACATTTCTGTTGGTTAATCGCGAAGGCGCAGTTTTTTAGAATCAAACCGTTTTTAAGGCGCAAGAA
Encoded proteins:
- the mazG gene encoding nucleoside triphosphate pyrophosphohydrolase is translated as MNTRQEKLEAFGRLLDIMDDLREKCPWDQKQTLQTLRHLTLEETYELSDALLQEDLTEIKKELGDVLLHLVFYAKIGSEKKSFDIADVINSLNEKLIFRHPHIYGDVEVKDEEEVKQNWEKLKLKEGNKSILGGVPKGLPSMVKAYRIQDKVKGIGFEFHDAEDAWKKVDEEINEFHAETDLDKKEQELGDVFFSLINYARISGLNPDSALERTNLKFISRFQKMEQLAAEADLKLADITLEEMDVLWEKAKRFE